A genomic region of Cannabis sativa cultivar Pink pepper isolate KNU-18-1 chromosome 1, ASM2916894v1, whole genome shotgun sequence contains the following coding sequences:
- the LOC133031722 gene encoding uncharacterized protein LOC133031722, whose translation MFINDSHMNTIFYYLRKKGKYSSAVTLNFATTDCLFDDSIQALYHKYNKAKSMKTKMSHIHAAHPIAHYIRGMRIPCSKPWYEADHVLFIINLRRESHWVFGRLDLNEGILFLYNSLRTAKMNAAARNAMKAYSVLLPLFFDLLGLWKNRSHAPASGSDPTAPLRIVEISGLSSQQKK comes from the exons ATGTTTATAAACGACTCG catatgaacaccatattctattaccttcggaaaaaaggtaaatattCTTCCGCTGTGACGTTGAATTTTGCAACTACTGATTGTCTCTTTGATGATTCCATCCAAGCTTTGTACcacaaatataacaaagccaAGTCAATGAAGACTAAGATGTCACACATTCACGCTGCCCACCCAATAGCGCATTACATCCGAGGTATGCGCATTCCTTGTTCCAAGCCTTGGTATGAAGCCGATCATGTGTTATTCATCATCAATCTAAGAAGGGAAAGTCATTGGGTGTTTGGTCGTCTTGACTTGAATGAAGGGATTCTGTTTCTGTATAATTCTTTGAGGACTGCGAAAATGAATGCTGCGGCTAGGAATGCCATGAAGGCTTATTCTGTGTTGCTGCCTTTGTTTTTCGATTTACTTGGTCTCTGGAAGAATAGGTCACATGCTCCTGCTTCAGGTTCTGACCCTACAGCTCCCTTAAGAATCGTGGAGATTAGTGGTCTGTCGTCTCAGCAGAAAAAGTGa